The sequence tgtCCTACGACGTCGGACACATGTAAATACATTTTCACATCCATATCCTGACAAACAAATAGACACGCACATCACCCTGGCCTCACAAAAAGTAGGAGCAAAATGGTAGAAAAGCAACATTGCCCACATTGTCATGTATCGACAGCCACCGTTTATACGTGCCACTACACCATGATTGGCGGCCAATAATGGTGCTAGCTCCATCgatgttaattaattgttttttaaattatttttatattattataaaaatgaagattagattttactttcaattttgaatcttatatcattattttatattatgataGTCTTTTACatttaacaataaacacacatATACTAGTGTTACACGTTCGATCATGATATTAGTACAAGATCAAGGATCAAAGATTACCATTGTTGCTTGATTCAAAGTCACTTAAGAGAACATAAATGGGCTTgtctaatataaaattatatttttatattagatgaatgatttttatttttataaatgcatcataaaaatataatttatttatatcaaatataaaagaaaaaaaatttaaaagataaatctcAATAAtcttttagaaatattataataataataataataataataataataagtaaaaaaaggcactaaaaaccttaaaaaaaatattaaaagaataaaaggtacaaaaaatagtattaattgaaatttttttgaaaatacttaaaataaaaaaaatgtccaaGCATGTCTAGCCTGCGCTTAggttttgttttaaagaaaCGAATGACGATATGTcgttcagttatttttttttttaaatgacaataGGTTGCACTTGCAGTGGCAGGCAACATGTCGCCTACTAAACTGCTATCCTAAAATCTAATAATTATTGTGTTGGCTAGTACATCAAAGGATGTTGgtctaaaattctatttttccatctattttcacttaaaaacattttaataacaCCATAAAAACCTTTAGAAACCACATACCAACCTCAAGCACcctaaaatcacttaaaaaaattaaaatcaaccagatcaaaaaaatctaaattaacaccaatctattttttaagacatgtttataagaaaaaaaaaaccactatcaTCAAATTTTTCATGTTGAATGTAACCTTTTGACATCAAGATCGATCATTTTTATTGTCGAAATATGGTCaatcaacaattttatttctcattcaCCATTATTTTCAGGTaactttctctctcatctctccaaattaagaaactaaaaaataaataaaataaacttttgaatccaaataaaaattttaaaaactttgagATTTACCATGCATTTTCTTTGTGCTTTATATTGTGGTTGTctcattttttataaagatataaaaaaattctactaCAATTTTAAAACGTATCTCATAGAATTAGGCCAcaaaatgactaaattaaaaattataaaaaggatgaggatgaaataaaaaaaaaatgaaggaaatatGAACATAGAAGCATCTAGTAATTAAAAACcttggtttttttagtatatttgttcATGTTAACCTTGGTTTGGATTTCCCTGCTGCTAACAACTATGAAAAAGGAATCTTTATATTCAATAAGGACAGTGTCTCCAGCAAactttgtttaatatatatgcTTCTGTTGactggaaaagaaaatcaaatccaGAACTATGGACATGATCCATCCCTTCTTgcttttctaattttcttgagAATTCTTTCAAACTTGAGCTCAACCCACGAGTGGCTGCATATATTATACTCAATAACACTACAGAAAGACCCCATGATTGATGGATCAAATCCACCTTGTACGAGCCAGAGTTGCCTCCGTTCAATTTAATAATCGCCGTTTGGGCCCATTCAAGCACGATGCTCCACCAGTCAAAGCAAAACGAAAACCCTGCACTCGTGGTCTTAGTCTAGCAGtaaaagagatttatttttttctttgcatcaGGGTTCCAAACCTCACTGTGCATACATGTCATTTTCATGATGCCTTACATGCTTACTGagtttgcaggatattcagtgaactgtgggattagtcgtggtgcgcgcaagctgacccaGACATTcacgtaaaataaaaaaaaaacttaccgaTAATTTGTAAATACAGCTAAACCCTAGCTCAAGAGATAACTTTTGGGTCGAGGTGCACGCAAACTGGTCCAGACACCCAcggtaaactaaaaaaaaaaaggtaacctTTGGTTATGAGCAAGGGAGAGGAAGACCAGAGGAAGTGCAGTGTTGGGGAGTCAAATCAAAGACGGCTGGCTAGTGGGTCACAGGCACGTATTACGCCACTCGAAGGCTGAGAAAAATCACGTAAACATAAAGGAGAACCTTGAAAAGGAGCACAGATATGGGAAATTGACTGCTGCAGCATCGCAGTCCTCATTTGGTGGCCTTAGAATTTGCAATGTCTGGCGGGTTTTGGCTaccttttttttggatttttagacCCATTCATTCACCCATGAGTTTGACCTGCACAGCGAGGTCACACCGTCGGCTTAACCAACGGTTCTATGTATCTGACCAGCTCAAGTGACTAATCCATTAAACCGACAAACAGAATCCCACCATTTCTCCTCGATTTCCCAAAgctaaaattgacattttggcGGCGATTCAGATTTTCTTTTTGGCTCAACTGCTAAATCTTTTCATGTTTCCATATACGAACTCAGTGTTTAGCTCAGCCTCGGGAGGACGCAAAAATCGTTTTGTGTTGTTTCGTGCGTACTATCACCATCCAACATGTATTGCAAGATTTTTTGTGAaacgtgtatttttttttttttatatatcttcttattaaatctaaaataaattcaaaatctctCGAGAATTTACATTCCTTTCAGGTGTGTGTgtatacgtgtgtgtgtgtgttatttaaacaaataagatatctacaaaaaaagatatttcttCCTTGTTGTTGCAGCTAAGAACTATTATTATGGttataaaacaaactaaaaagttTGGGTTTTCAGTTCTTGATTTAGTGTGGATTTTACTCTGttgatccttttcttttcttttttcttttctttttttctatctcaaccCTTCCCTGTTGCAAACAATCaccctttaaaaaatatcttttttttttcagcacaacaagtcatattttttgaagttttgtggtcacagctaACATCTGTATTttgatttaccgatggattttattagtttttataagtaattctatcttttaaaattttaacatttaaatgttaattttattattttttttagtatatgtattttgttagtatatatacatgttttattgttatttatcaaacaaacttgtggtatatgaatgtatatttatacttttttgaaTTACCGCTTAcatgtgttgttttgaaataattaatagcatgTTTAATGagtccattttaatttttatcaatagtATTGTGGAGTTGTAATTTCcgtaaatttatatgtattaatttgtatggatgttgataattaatgataatgaatatttaatatttatgagaagttgtaattagtttgttttataatctcgaggtaaactaatatttttacaaatttatttacctaacatttacatgttgtcatcataattttatagaggttcgatagaaatcatggatgatcgttcatggatgtatcgagattcaccccaatgattgtggaggatggattattgtaacgggtttcagggttttattaatttcgcaacatctattctcATAAATTTGACTATAGGTGGTATTAGGTGTTCATGTAGaaagtgttaaaataaaaagtatcttcATTCAAatattgtaatgatgcatcttctacacaaaaaatttataaaaaattactagtGTTAATATGCATACGGAAAAGTATTTTCATGTTTCCATATAAAAACTCAGTGTTTAGCTCAGCCTCGGGAGGACGCAAAAATTGTTTTGTGTTGTTTCGTGCATGCTATCACCATCCAACATGTATTAGCAAGATTTTTGTGAAacgtgtattttttatttttttttatatatcttcttattaaatctaaaataaattcaaaatttcttaaGTATTTACATTCTTTTCaagtatacacacacacacaccatgtTATTTAAACAAACAGgatatctacaaaaaaaaaaaaaaaagatgtttcttCCTCATTGTTGTCAGCACATGTATAAGAACtattattatagttataaaacaaactaaaaagttTGGGTTTTCAGTTCTTGATTTAGTGTGGATTTTACTCTTCATGTCGCTAGTCatagttaattttttcctttctagGTACTTGaaagttttcattaattttatcattgacgATGGTTTTCTATGTTAAGATCCATTTCTATTTGCATGATCttgtatatttgatgtgtttggAATATTATGATGTTAAATTAAAGTTtggttttattgaattgaattttggtTATTCTCAATGaagaatcaaaattaacaaaaaaataaacaaataataaagttgTTTATTTCATAAAGGTGTGGAAAACTgtaatttcatccctcaagttttaaaaaatacatatatgatTCATGTTTTTATAGATTTATATGTTTCAGTCCAAAACTCCATCTTCTCGCCATGTAGTTACACTAGATCTCGAGGGAAATGACAAAAAGTCGTTGAAAAAGAATACAAGAGAAAAAGTTTTAAATCGATCAAATTttggccataaaaaaaaaaaaaaaaaaaaaaaaaaaagctaagagcATCTTTTAATGGGTGTGCTAAATAGAaagcaaaatattattttagctcttttatatttattttgcacACTCCAAAAGAAGAGTTAATtaacaaaatgttaaaatacattttcttttcCCAAAGTGTTATTCCTACATATCTTTCAAAAAAGCCAAAACCAACAAAGTGGgaccactaaaaaaataaaccaattaaatatagtcatatgaaaaaaaataacattaaacttattaaaaaataataaaacactagcTTCTTCCATTACAATATGATTGGCtcttcaaatagttttttttttattggaatagatattgtaaaaaaagatatatttatacttattcaaaatgctattttatgaatttaactttttaaaatagtatttttcatTGGAGATGCTTTAAGCTTGGTATCAATAATCCCGACTTAAAGATGATAGTTTAATGAGTGTGATTTTTCCCTTTAAACATgcctagaaaatataaattgaaacccgtgaattttgtttttaatttggtttgataagggtttttaaagtgatttcGTCCTTGATTTTTCCATCACCAATGGTGATCGAAAAATGCTTCAACAGGCAATGTATCATtcgttaaaatataaaaaaaaaaaaaacaatagaggtCATGcactctttttttctaaaaaaatataaccaaaaGTGCGGCCGTCCAACAACacttgatcttttttttcattaaaatttaattttaattaacaccCTCTTTCTTtagcttaatatttttaagattgtaattaatatcttgaattgtttttataatttcataatacttcaaagatattattataatttatctttaatttatttttccttttagattttaaataaataagttatatTTACATGatacatttacaaaaaaaaaacgatcaTATGTACTTaataatcaaaatcattaacctctaagataaataaataaatacataaatagaattaaaaaaacattgaaaataaaatatttacgtATTTTCCAACTAGAGCAAGATCgacttcttctctttctcttgcattagaaattaaattagagCTCCACGCATTAGTACGGGGGTTGGTCTAGTTAGCCTAGTCTATAAAAAATCTTGGAGCATACTTGAGGAGAAGTAAGAAACGAAACTTTAGAATATTTGTGAAGGAACTGTGTCTCAAACTTCCCGTGTAAGGGAAAGCGACCGCATGCATATAAGCCAAGAATGGCATTAGTTAGTTAGGTCCAGCGAACGCATAGTTAAAATATCTGGTCCCACCAACACTTGTATATAATGTGTTCACACGGAGACTTGCAAGTTCATGTTGATCTGCCTTCGCTTTCATCAACTAGTGATGAACCTCAAGATACGCATAGTTTGAAGCACGTGACTCAAGCTTTGGGAATTGGGATTTCGTTACCAAAACCTCCTCCACTGTTTCTTCTACAAATACAGATTTTTCTTATGTGGATATGtactctgtgtgtgtgtgtactcTCTGTGTGTGTATTGGTACATAATTTTAATCAAGATGTTAAACAAGATAACAtcgaataaaaatatcaaaagaaagtATGAACTTTAATTCCCTGTAAACCCAATGTTAAacagaaaagtaaataaaaaaaaagtttaatttaacaaaataccaataaaaaagttttagtCAAACCCGCaacatgatttataaaaattaaataacttcataaaaaaaatgaaagaaatttaaaaacctaattaataactaaccaaatattgaaggatgaaactgtaaagaaaaaaaattctatttaaaaaaacaacaaataaaaactcgAGACAACTCGAGGCAACTACCAAATCTATAATCCAAGTCATGAGATtcaaataacctcataaaaagagaataaaaaaacatgacaaatcataattttcaatcaatctaatgaatattgaagaataaaattaaaaaataaaattatttttttaaaagaaaaaaaaaaaaaaaatccaacccaAGTCAACTTGAGAGGACTCTCCAAATTCATAATTCAGGTTATGAGACTGTGATTATCtcatagaagaaaaataaaaaaaaaattacaaaaattaattcccaacaaatcaaaattggaaggataaaattgaaaaaaaaaatatttaaaaaaaaaaaaaaaaaaatgaccataGCAAACCTGGATGAACttgaaaaactaatgaaatgaGTCATTAAGACTAGGATTATCTCAtagaagacaaataaaaaaaaaataaaaaactcaatttccaacaaataaaatattgaatgacggatttgaaaaaaaaaggttggtaaaaataataaagatcaaatttgatactaAAAAAGATTTGACAacccatttttgttttataaagagTGCTTGACGTGGAAATCAAggtaagaagagagagagagagagagagaaaagaataatGGTTTGTCGAAGCAAAACAAAAGGTCTCCGTTGACTTGCACCGCACATGGAGGTAGACCACAATGAGATGAGTCGGGTGACACCAAGGAAGGATGGAATTGGATGTCGAAGGCCATCGAACATGACGTTAAATTGCAACGGTCTCTTTTATGTGTTGGCACATGCTATACATGagttataacttttttttttttttcaaatcaatcattgaattaataatttttgaattcatCCCTCGagaatttaattactttaaatcaattatattgattttttttcttctaaaccaAGCACCAATGGAGCATCATATTTTTCCCCCCGGCCCCATGAGAATCTAAAGTGAAGTGGCAAACAAGGTCCAATTTTAAATCAATCAACACATGAAAagaatagaattgaaaaaaaaaaaaaaaacccttaagcaaaaggaaaaaaaaaaacactatagattgtaaTCTATAATCCTTACGAGTCTTGAACTATTGTGTTTTTGGGTACCGGAATTTCACCGCCtcattcaatttctttcaataataataattgtaggGTCCAACGTGAAAACATGTGATGCCTCAGGTCGGCTGCTGCAGCAGATCGACCATACAATACAAACGTGGTATCTCTCTCTACTGCATGTTTTTACAGATTGATGGCCACTGCGAACACAAGTTGGCATTCTTATTTCAGAAACTTGGTACTTTTATCATGCAGCTGAAATCGAGGGATCCTGCAACATGCCTGCATTTATGCCAACCTTTTTCTTGACATTAATACCTGCATATGATATATCCAATCTCTTTCtctggaattttatttttttattattatttttattaatataaacatCTAAGCTAATTTATgaatatctcaattaatttttaaatgtcataaaattaataattacgtAAGTCTCCAGTTGTTCTAAGATTTGTAAGACttgaattattgatttttaaagacCAAACTTAAAATCTGATTAGTTAAACTATAttcccttaatatttttattttttattttcttgctagTCCTAGAGGAGATGCAGTCATACACGGCTAATATGAATATTCATTccaattaattagattttcGCACCTCTGCAGATggggaaaattttaaaaataagcctATCCTCTAATAATTTTTGACGCAAGGCATatcaacataatataaaatagtgatattatatataatctttAATTGCCAGTGTAACATTTTGGTACCGTGCAACATGTATAATCTTTAATTGAACGCCAGGAAAACAGgaaatttgaatattatttatatggTCTTCATACTTCTACCACATGTTACGTATAATCTGTTCATAATTTTGAACAAATTGCGTATGTGCTGTATCCgtagaggttttttttcttcataataaaaaaaaattattttcccatATTTTATGAGCCGTGGCTTTCTTGTAATTAACTAAGCAATGCTTGCAAAAGCGATTGCGGTTTTAAGTGCAAAAGATAGAGTAATTGATAAAGAGAATATTCTAATAACTTCACTTCAAATGCATGAATGCAAGCATCTAGCTAATTATGTATATACATGGATGGATATATATAGAGATTGATACAATTTTATCTCATTACTATTTGAATACGAGCTTCTTTGAAAACGTGgcttgtttattaaaaatattatttactcaTACTTtattgctgatattaaaaataaaaaaatattatttagatatatttttaaataaaaattattttttaaaaaaaattgctatcACAATATCagttattgaatttttcttatgaATTCTAATACGAAATTATTCTAGAAAATAGATAGGTTCAAAGTCCAATAGAGAATTAATTCCGGTATGTGATTGGCATATAAGCATAGTTGGTGTAGTAGCATATCCTTTGTCCAAGATTTTGTTATCGGTAGCactcttcaattttattttattttattttttcagaatcctaattgtaatattattatattggaTTTGGATCCGGttttgagaaggaaaaaaaaaacaattgggcCCAAACATTATGACCACGCTGTCCGTTTCCACATGGGAAAAGATCCCTATATAAACCACCGTTTCCTCTTTTCTTCTCACTCAACACGGTTATTCCAGTTTCTAAAAACGCTAAACAAACATGGAGTGGGTAAGAGGAGGTTGCCTTGGCTATGGCAGTTCATCTACAGTCCATCTTGCGACATCTAAGAATTCATCCTCTACGTATCCTGCAGTGATGGCAGTGAAGTCCTGCAACCAATCGGACACCACCTTGCTCGAGAACGAGAGGGAAGTTTTGAATGAAATTGGCTTCTGTCCACAAATCATCCAATGTTTTGGCGACTGTCAAGCTACTGAAGAAAACAATGAATTCTTATATAATCTGCTGTTGGAGTATGCTAAGGGAGGAAGCTTATCTTACAAGCTCAAGAAGTCTGGTGGTTGCTTGCAAGAAGGTGATGTCAAGGACTACACAAGATCGATACTGCAGGGTCTGAGTTGTGTTCACGGAAAGGGATTTGTCCACTGTGACATGAAGCTTgataatatattgttgtttgagAATGGTGAAGTGAAGATTGCAGATTTTGGGCTGGCAAAGAAAACAGGGCAGAAACAGGGGAGAGTGGAAATTAGAGGAACTCCTCTTTATATGGCACCGGAGTCAGTCAGCAATAATGAATACGAGTCGGGAGCCGATATCTGGGCTCTTGGGTGTGCCATTGTTGAGATGGTGACCGGGAAACCGGCGTGGAATTGTAAGCCGGGAACCAATATGTTTGGGTTGCTGATCAGAATTGGAGACGGAGATGAATTGCCAAGCATACCTGAAGAACTGTCCCAACAAGGCAAAGATTTTTTGTCGAAGATCTTCGTCAAAGATCCTACACAAAGATGGACTGCTGATATGCTTTTGAAACATCCTTTTGTTGCTGACAAATTTCAAGGAAATGTTCCATTgaaagaagaaagcaaagagCTGTCAACATCGCCGAGAtgtcattttaatttctcaGAGTGGGCTTCCTCTCAATCACCATCTTCGCCAAGATCAGAGTTATGGTCTGATGGGAAAGTGGAATCGATATCTTCTTCGTTAAATTCGTCTTGTTGGACTTCACCGGCGGATAGAATCCGGGAACTGGCAGGTGATCAGAGTTGCAATTGGTGTGATTCTTGTTGTTGGGTCAATGTTAGATGAGATAGAGCCGGAACAGAGAAAAAGATTCAATCAACTGGGGagatattttctttatatttttgataagtTATATCAAACCATCGAGAttcgattattattattattattattaaatgtatATAACCTTGAAAAGATTTTGTATTAGAATTCCAGGCAGAGAGATGTATTTAGCAGACTGATTTTTAGCTTATGAAAACAGTCATGATTGGTAGCTAATTGGGTATAGTATTGTTTGTTATATCTGctgtgttttaaattatttttttatttaaaaatataatttttttaaaatatagtttttatattaacaagtaaaaaaaacattcaaagaaTTAGTGTACAGTACGAAGCAAAATCTTTATAATGAAATATAGTTAAAGAGAGTTGATATTTTCCATTTGTTAGTGTTATATATTTGTATTCAAAGTTTTTAATAGTCAGTGGCCCAGAAGAGGGCAGCACGTGAGGGATTTATTCATGTGTCGCAGCTTTGCTTGGGGGTGGCTTTAAGGTAAATTCCTTTGTTGGGATAATTTCAGTTTCAACTCATCTAGACGAAGGAGAAAGAAAACTTTATATCCCTCAGGTTACTTACGTGAGAAGGGATATTTTCTTACTTGCTTGAGAAGGGATATTCTCTTTGAACGATTGCTTAAGAACTTTCTATGTGGCTGCGTAAATCTTCTTTTAGACCCAACTTATTGtaatagaaataatattatatattttataaaagtattttttatttgaagatatatatatatatcaaaataatttaaaaatataaaaaataattcaaacaaataaaaaataatttatgaatacaCTAGTTTTGATATGGATGACTAagatcttaaaataatataaaatatatatatatcaaatcgcCCATGGCTTCCCAAGCCTGATCTAGGCCTCGTTTGTTTTCCTTGAAAACTGATTTCCGGAAACCAGTTTTcaaaactttcctgtgtttgtttgtcattaggaaagttagtcaacggaaaatactttccggtcaacagaaaatactttttagtcaatggaaaacactttccggtcaacgaaaatactttccagtcaattttagtcaatgaaaaatttggtttggttttcaggaaaagtatgtttccctttagctgtgtttgtttttccggaaaagtggtttccgggaaaatcactttccaaattttcttgtgtttgtttgccattagaaaagttggtcaatggttttcagtaaaagaaaaatttgacttggttttcaggaaagtgtttttctaaaaaatttggggggaaatACTTTCCGGaatttgtgaaaaatttagaaatatcattatttgctgattatatcaaatttgatcctcaaacttttgatcgctatatatattttgtttttaatatttattttcaatttcatctcttaaaattttatttttatattaattttggtccttatttttataattgttatttgctttttttcttatcatttttttattgaaaaaatttttatctatcagatttggtcctcattcttttgattgttacttattttatttgaaataatatatgaaatgttgattattattatttaattttatttttttagatttgatagtttatttattttatttgaaattatgattatatatttttttttcaatttcattctcattcaactttttaatttgtaagatttgtttcttattattttaataaacttgagaaaaataaaatgttaataagttattttccagcttattttccatgacataaccaaacactggaaagtattttccagttattttctattacactaccaaacatcgaatactttctcggaattcacttttcccggaatttactttccaaaaaaaaactactttccagcaaacaaacgaggCCTATTTATTGTATTGATTCCATAAACGATCTTCAGGAAGCCTCGTAGATCAAGGTGATTCCATTGTTTTgtgatcaaatcaaaatttagtATGAAATGGATGTTAGAATATTATACAATATTTGTAAGAGTGATGAGTTGAAGCTCCATTTCTGAGATTGTAaatattatgattataattatttataaaataaatttaaaaacaaggtATATTCCAGTTTATTTTACAGGGACTTagttggacttttttttttttttaagtttttgaataattattagattttggttactttaatttttctttttaatttcatcaagttttcatgattttaaatctaaatttgttttattttatgttctatgatatatttgtaatataaaaaaatatcttgatattaaattgatgtttgattttataaaatataatgtaattttatcaattaaaaatttaaaacaataggATCAAATTTAACACAAATGAAAAaggcccttttctttttttaatgttcatgGGAGTAAAAACTTCCATTTGATGCatgaattttttactttttatccttatatttagAAAGTCTCATATTTAAGTCCTCAACTTTATAtgatttacattttagtccaTTGAGTATGGAAGAAGAAAGATTCActagaaataaaagagaagagaaagtgTTCGGTAGACCATATTTTAGCTACTAAAATGCTGATTTTgatgttaataaatttatcttggagaaaaagatttaataaaGACAACATTTTTCTTAAACATGTTATGAAAAGTAAATCATGACTTGAAAagttgctttgaatttatttggattttggTTTTCTAGGGTGATTATAagagatttgtttttgtattttaaatgtgTTTAATGAGGGCcttgtgatgtttttttttttttttgttgaagtattttttaagtaaaaacatgttgaaaattgagtttttaaggTTCATAATTTAGAACTTAACATTCTAGCCATCAAAGATTACCAAAAAATCAACCAATAGATGACTCATTGCTTGTCCAAGTAGGTAACGAGATGTCTgttgtataaaaaatttaaaaaacagagaACATGTTGtctactaattaaaaaaattagatgcaTGAACATCTGCTTTCACAAACATGTGTTTTCGGCTTTTTTCTTGGGCTAGACATGCTTGAACTTTTTTCTTAGACATCTCatcctttcatttaaaaaaataataaaaggtttttaaaaaaacattattaaaagaatattttaacaGCTTCCCAATTACATCATTGTTTTTAAgaagattatatttattttatgatgagATTATTGAGtgatttatgaataattatatattagtctaatttgtgaaattttttaaaatgattttctcattaatattcgaataaaagtaaaatatttattttttatatagtttcttcaaatttattattc is a genomic window of Populus alba chromosome 5, ASM523922v2, whole genome shotgun sequence containing:
- the LOC118045820 gene encoding mitogen-activated protein kinase kinase kinase 20, giving the protein MEWVRGGCLGYGSSSTVHLATSKNSSSTYPAVMAVKSCNQSDTTLLENEREVLNEIGFCPQIIQCFGDCQATEENNEFLYNLLLEYAKGGSLSYKLKKSGGCLQEGDVKDYTRSILQGLSCVHGKGFVHCDMKLDNILLFENGEVKIADFGLAKKTGQKQGRVEIRGTPLYMAPESVSNNEYESGADIWALGCAIVEMVTGKPAWNCKPGTNMFGLLIRIGDGDELPSIPEELSQQGKDFLSKIFVKDPTQRWTADMLLKHPFVADKFQGNVPLKEESKELSTSPRCHFNFSEWASSQSPSSPRSELWSDGKVESISSSLNSSCWTSPADRIRELAGDQSCNWCDSCCWVNVR